DNA sequence from the Serratia marcescens genome:
CCGGGTTTGAAGATGACGTATTGGTAAATATGGTACTTGCCGTATCAGCAGTTGTGCCAGTCAGATAATAAGCCAGCTGTTGATTTTTTCCGCAATGGACAGTCAGCGGTACAGCAGCCGTTCCGGGGTAATCCGGCAAGGTAACCGTCACATTGCGCGATGATACGTCGCAACCACCTGTTGGAACGACAACCGTATTGTTTGCGTAAACATTCCAGGTAAATGTAGCAGTGTGAACATCTCCCCCATTAGAGATATTAGATCCTACCTGTCTCATGACTAATCTTGCTATAAGTGTCCCTTGGTTTACAAGTACACCTGAGGCTGTAGAAACAGGTGTCAAATTCAATTGTGTATTCCACGGAGTATAAGAGCCCGAAGTATTATTCACTTCTTTTGTCTGAGAGGTCGTTGGGAAACTATAACTACTCCCGTAATAAGTAAGAGTACCACTAAAATTCTGTAACACACCGCCATATGATGAGCCTGCTAGCAAACTAACTAAGTCATTCCTGGCTGACGGCATGTCATTTTTACAAAATATAGATTGAGATAAATCAACAACTAATACTTGACCAGCTTGTACATTCGGTGTCAGATTAGCATATACATCAAGCGAGCCCGAACCTATATCACTATTAATGGTGGTTCCCCGGGAGTCTCGACAAGTAAAAGCATTAGCGCCGGATGAGTATGCCATTAGGCATACAGAAGCCACGAGGGCAGCAACTTCTTTTTTCTTCAACACTTTCTTTAGTTTTGAAACCAGTGTCATGACATGACTCCTCAATTTAGGCGTAGGTATACGTGACATTAATCACGGCCTGAATGCTGCCTTGCTTGGCGTTGCCATTAACTGATAACGCACGAACCTGTAATGGCAGACTCGCTGACTGTGTGGAATCATCAACCTGAACCGCCTTGGTTTTGCCGTTGTTCAGGTTATTGCCACTGGTGTCCTGCAGTTCCAATTGAAGATTGGTTGCCCCACCTTGATTTTTGTAATATCCCGTACTGTCCGTTGTCCCCGTGAATGTTGCCGTGACTCTCGAAGTGCCTATTGGACAATTGGTCAAATTCAGCGTTACCGGATGCCAGGCTGAGCCCGAGCCGGCCTGTATATAATTAAATGTAAACAAGTCGCCCAAGTCTACCGTCGCCGATGGCGTTGATACGTTGCAGGGCTTGGCCACTACGCGTCCGTTGACCGTAATGGTCACGTCAGCTGCATGCGCGGCGAATGTTGTAGTAAAAAGCAACGCCCCCGCCAGCACAATGTTATTGATAATGATCATCTTCAGACTTCCTTACTGAAACTCTAAGGTGAAATTGGCCGTCGCTGTCACTGTTCCTGCCATCACGGGAGCGCGCGTTGCCATTAAGCGTGCATAAAAGCCCAACGTATTGGACTGGCCCGCCGTCAATGTCGTCCACTTCAGGGAGTCCTGAGCCGCATTTAATGGAATCGGAGTCTTGTCACGATCCAGTAATTGCACCCCAATACCGCTTGCAGCGTTTGTTCCAGTATCAATCTTTAACAGGGTAGTGTTGTCGCTGTCAGAGGTTCCGACATACCCCACGCGAACTGCCGTCGCGGAACTGCCGCACTTGTCGAAGACAATCTTGAAAGGTATGGATGGCGTGACGGCCCCAACCCGGTTGAATTGCTTGGCCGCATTGCTCAACAGATCCACCGTAAAATCCTGAGAGTCAACAGAGACCGAGCAGGCATTGCCTTTTAGATAACCTGTGATGGTGATAGTACTGTCCGCCGCATGGGCATATCCCGCAACCAACGGCAACAAACACAGGATTGGAAGGTATTTTCTCATTGCGTCATCATCTCCTGCTTATCACCGGCAAATGGCAGAGGCATAGCTCAAAGCCTGGTTTTGACTGTCAGTCGGCAAACTGTACGTCGCCGTGCAGCGCTCATTTTCGCTATTGCCCCACTTCACGTTGATGGTACCTTTTGGCGCAAGGCCGGTAAGGTAAACTTGCCCGCCATCTGCCACGATGCTGCCTGACTGACCATCTCCGTAAGAGGCTACAGAGCCGAACGGGACTGGCTTGCCGTTGTTTGTCAATGTCATAAGAACCTTCAGCCCGACTTTGGCCTTGAAGTCCGCACGCACGACGGCTCCCCGTGTAGGAACGACGCTTAATACCGGTTCTTCCAGTTCGACGTTGTTCGTCAGTGTATTCGTGTTCAAGGATATCCGATTCTCGCGGTAGTCCATCGCATAAGGGAGCACGGCATAACCGCGCCAATCTGTACGCACCCCTGTTTGATTCTCGACAGAAACGTGTTTCGCCCCCGGTGCCTTGATAAGCACTATGGTGTCATTGAGTGGCTGGCTGAAGGTGATGCCATTTTCGTGGGCAAGTACGCCACCACTGGCACCATAGTAAATCTGCTTATAGTCACCGCTGTGGCTATAACCGACGTTGGCGTTGCCGTAAGCGCCGCGGTAATTCAGCGCGGCGTTACCCGTTGCGCCGCTGTTACTACCACCACCGCTGTTATAGCCCGATTGCACGCTATAACTCAGGTTGTTATCTTCCAGCAGCGTCCCGTAAAGGCCGGCCGAATTTGTCGTACGTCCCTTGAAGTCTGTCGACGTGTTGTAACTGGCATTGGCATTTCGGAATACTGACCTGGTATCCGAGCGCATCCAGTGGCTGAACGGAATATTAATGTTGAAAGCAAGCAGTTGGTCTTTATCGTCGGACCAGGCATTTTTGGACAGACTATAACTCAGGCTCCAGCTGATATCCTGAATGGTGCTGTTATAACCAATCTGCAACTGCTCATCTGAACGGCTGGTATTCCAGTAGCTTTGATGACTGCCAGTCAGATATATCGTCGATGTCCGTCCAACCTGTTGCGTCACCGTCGCCTGCAAACGACCCCGCTTGCTGTAGTTCAGATTGTAATAATCCGTCAGCTTTGGTTTGATATTCACGATCCCGTCTTCACTAATCACGGAGTAACCGCTCATGCGTCGCCACGCGGTGTCGGCCAGAGAATAGAAGCCCTGGGTAGAATAACGGTATCCGACCAGTTGGAAATTGGTCCCTAACTCATTGAGCGATTTGTTATAGAGAAAACGCAGAGATTGTCCCTGATGCTTGCTGCCGTCAGGCAAGGTGGCATTCGACTGCGTAATATCCGAAGATAACGCTCCGAGGTAGCCCAAGTTTTTCCCCACCCCGAGGTTAAAGGCACGATAGTCGTTTGAGGCACGTGTGCCGCCATAGACCGTCCAGCCATCGGGTAATCCCCAAAGCGCCGTTCCCTGGAAAAACTTCGGCTTGTCTTGTTGTTCATTACCACTGCGGAACTGCCCTGCAGTCACCGCGTACTTCACCTGACCTTCACGCTGCAACATCGGAACGGATGAGAAGGGAACGGTAAAGACCTGAACTGAGCCATCCGCCTCTTTCACCGTCACCTGCAGATCGCCACTGTTTCCTGCCGCATACAGATCACCGATAGTGAATGCGCCGGCGGGTACTGTGGTCTGATATATTTCATATCCGTTCTGCTTGACCGATACGCGTGCGGTACCACGTGCTATTCCATGTATAACGGGAGCAAAGCCGCGCTGACTGTCGGGCAGCATATTATCGTCTGTGGCAACCTGAAGGCCGCGGAAGTTGATACCTTCAAAAATATCACCAGCAGTATAGCCATCACCCATCGTCAGCCGGCTGCGCCAGGATACAATGTCACGTTCAAGCCAGGTATTGACATGTTGCCAGCGATTTTCGTTATATCCCGTGCCGCTGCTGTAACTCCAGGTTGAGTTATCCCGCAGGCGCCATGCCCCCAGGTTGAGACCCGTTTGCAGATTGAGATAGGCGTAATTGCGGGTGCCGCCATTGTGACTGCGCACTTCACTGCCGGTATAGTTGTAATTGAGCAAACCGGCCGTAATACCATTATCCCAAAGCTCGGGAGCTATGTACCCCCTCGCCTGATTTCCCATGAAAGCCTGAGGAATGCTGATGGAAAGACGCTGACGACCGACATCGAATGAGCTTGCAGCATCAGCAATAAGCCGCGTGAAAGGCACGCAGGCAGTGCTCTTCATTACGGCAATATCTGGAATAGTCAAGGTATTGACGCCAAGTGAAGCCAGCTGAGAGCGAGTGAGGCACGGTTCCAGCTGGCTACCGTCATCACTTTTATCAAAGGTGATGTCTCGCGTCGTCACGTAACCCTCGTTCATGTAAATGTCGACACGATAGGTACCCGGCGGCGCATCAAGCCCCTTTTCGAAACTGGAGAGATCGGCAACCGATGCCGGGTCGTCAGCCAGGAACCGGGGATTGAAGTAATTTTCCGCGCGCGCGGAAAATGTCGAAGCCACCAAGAGCAATGCCAGCGGCGTTAGCATTGCTTTGTTTAGCGCCCGTTCCCGGATGTGGTATTTTTTCATGTTATCCGTGCCTGCTCCATAAACCAGGTGACTTGTCGCTACCGCACGCCGTCATCAATGCCGGTGCTGCGTTACCTGCGTTATTGAATCCATTGTTTTAGTGAATGACTCAGATCGTTACTGCAAGGTGCCTTTCATCACAGACGTGAGCGCACCGTAATCATTAATCGTGCGATATGTAATTGCACTGCCGGCATC
Encoded proteins:
- a CDS encoding fimbrial protein yields the protein MTLVSKLKKVLKKKEVAALVASVCLMAYSSGANAFTCRDSRGTTINSDIGSGSLDVYANLTPNVQAGQVLVVDLSQSIFCKNDMPSARNDLVSLLAGSSYGGVLQNFSGTLTYYGSSYSFPTTSQTKEVNNTSGSYTPWNTQLNLTPVSTASGVLVNQGTLIARLVMRQVGSNISNGGDVHTATFTWNVYANNTVVVPTGGCDVSSRNVTVTLPDYPGTAAVPLTVHCGKNQQLAYYLTGTTADTASTIFTNTSSSNP
- a CDS encoding fimbrial protein, which gives rise to MIIINNIVLAGALLFTTTFAAHAADVTITVNGRVVAKPCNVSTPSATVDLGDLFTFNYIQAGSGSAWHPVTLNLTNCPIGTSRVTATFTGTTDSTGYYKNQGGATNLQLELQDTSGNNLNNGKTKAVQVDDSTQSASLPLQVRALSVNGNAKQGSIQAVINVTYTYA
- a CDS encoding fimbrial protein — encoded protein: MRKYLPILCLLPLVAGYAHAADSTITITGYLKGNACSVSVDSQDFTVDLLSNAAKQFNRVGAVTPSIPFKIVFDKCGSSATAVRVGYVGTSDSDNTTLLKIDTGTNAASGIGVQLLDRDKTPIPLNAAQDSLKWTTLTAGQSNTLGFYARLMATRAPVMAGTVTATANFTLEFQ
- a CDS encoding fimbrial biogenesis usher protein, which encodes MKKYHIRERALNKAMLTPLALLLVASTFSARAENYFNPRFLADDPASVADLSSFEKGLDAPPGTYRVDIYMNEGYVTTRDITFDKSDDGSQLEPCLTRSQLASLGVNTLTIPDIAVMKSTACVPFTRLIADAASSFDVGRQRLSISIPQAFMGNQARGYIAPELWDNGITAGLLNYNYTGSEVRSHNGGTRNYAYLNLQTGLNLGAWRLRDNSTWSYSSGTGYNENRWQHVNTWLERDIVSWRSRLTMGDGYTAGDIFEGINFRGLQVATDDNMLPDSQRGFAPVIHGIARGTARVSVKQNGYEIYQTTVPAGAFTIGDLYAAGNSGDLQVTVKEADGSVQVFTVPFSSVPMLQREGQVKYAVTAGQFRSGNEQQDKPKFFQGTALWGLPDGWTVYGGTRASNDYRAFNLGVGKNLGYLGALSSDITQSNATLPDGSKHQGQSLRFLYNKSLNELGTNFQLVGYRYSTQGFYSLADTAWRRMSGYSVISEDGIVNIKPKLTDYYNLNYSKRGRLQATVTQQVGRTSTIYLTGSHQSYWNTSRSDEQLQIGYNSTIQDISWSLSYSLSKNAWSDDKDQLLAFNINIPFSHWMRSDTRSVFRNANASYNTSTDFKGRTTNSAGLYGTLLEDNNLSYSVQSGYNSGGGSNSGATGNAALNYRGAYGNANVGYSHSGDYKQIYYGASGGVLAHENGITFSQPLNDTIVLIKAPGAKHVSVENQTGVRTDWRGYAVLPYAMDYRENRISLNTNTLTNNVELEEPVLSVVPTRGAVVRADFKAKVGLKVLMTLTNNGKPVPFGSVASYGDGQSGSIVADGGQVYLTGLAPKGTINVKWGNSENERCTATYSLPTDSQNQALSYASAICR